In the Alkaliphilus oremlandii OhILAs genome, one interval contains:
- the trmB gene encoding tRNA (guanosine(46)-N7)-methyltransferase TrmB: MRVRNISNAKELLKEYKEYVAAPQLFKEQWHTYFENQNPIHIEIGMGKGQFIRTLAKLNPNINYIGLEKVEELVLKSVRSIEAEEICNISLINWNAVKLEEILGEGEIERIYLNFSDPWPKARHDKRRLTHHGFLDIYQKLLKDHGEIHLKTDSKALFEFSLEQFTQKNFTLVEVIEDLHGSTDKEIAKTEYEEKFIAEGKPIYKCIARIE; this comes from the coding sequence ATGAGAGTAAGGAATATTTCAAATGCAAAGGAATTGTTAAAAGAATATAAAGAATATGTGGCAGCACCTCAATTATTCAAGGAGCAATGGCATACTTATTTTGAAAATCAGAATCCGATTCATATAGAAATTGGCATGGGAAAGGGACAGTTTATCAGAACCTTAGCCAAATTGAATCCCAATATCAACTATATTGGTCTTGAGAAGGTAGAGGAATTGGTTCTAAAATCTGTGAGAAGTATAGAAGCAGAAGAAATCTGCAATATTTCATTGATCAATTGGAATGCTGTAAAGTTGGAAGAGATTTTAGGAGAAGGAGAGATTGAAAGGATTTATTTGAACTTTAGCGATCCTTGGCCGAAAGCAAGGCATGACAAAAGAAGATTAACCCATCATGGATTTTTGGATATCTATCAAAAGCTTTTAAAGGACCATGGTGAAATCCATTTAAAGACCGATAGTAAAGCGTTGTTTGAATTTTCTTTAGAACAATTCACTCAAAAGAATTTTACTTTGGTTGAAGTGATAGAAGATTTACATGGGAGCACTGACAAAGAAATAGCCAAAACTGAATACGAAGAAAAATTCATTGCGGAGGGGAAGCCCATTTATAAGTGTATTGCAAGAATTGAGTAA
- a CDS encoding DUF881 domain-containing protein, whose product MGNRVIIFMIFIVFGIAIGMQFHFEIVKEFTSPYTNEIETQELTDLKKTTENMKVRIEDLKKQIDTMEKERVVESVPLQKLKGNVDEYKMIAGYTNVSGPGINIVLDSNLEENKNIAEIIEGRKYLVNLVNELKVFGAEVISINGNRLVSRSEIALAGNHINVHGKPIAPPYVIQAIGNVDRFKRYVDHGTIIFELMESNGIKSSIKFSNNIKIPASTKEKPMQFLKAVE is encoded by the coding sequence ATGGGAAATAGGGTCATCATTTTTATGATATTTATTGTATTTGGAATCGCCATAGGGATGCAGTTTCATTTTGAAATTGTTAAGGAATTTACTTCTCCATATACAAATGAAATAGAAACGCAAGAATTAACCGATCTAAAAAAAACCACGGAAAATATGAAGGTTCGAATTGAGGACCTAAAAAAACAAATCGATACCATGGAAAAGGAAAGAGTTGTGGAGAGCGTTCCCCTACAAAAACTCAAGGGAAATGTGGATGAGTATAAGATGATCGCAGGGTATACCAATGTTTCTGGACCGGGGATCAATATCGTTCTCGATAGCAATTTAGAGGAAAATAAGAATATCGCTGAGATTATAGAAGGTAGAAAGTATCTAGTTAATCTTGTGAATGAGCTGAAGGTTTTTGGTGCAGAGGTAATTTCTATCAATGGGAATCGTCTAGTGAGCAGAAGTGAAATTGCTTTGGCTGGGAATCATATTAATGTTCACGGTAAACCCATTGCGCCACCCTATGTAATACAGGCTATTGGAAACGTAGATCGATTTAAAAGATACGTAGACCACGGGACAATTATATTTGAGCTGATGGAATCCAATGGGATTAAATCTAGTATAAAATTTTCTAATAATATAAAAATCCCTGCTTCGACGAAAGAGAAGCCAATGCAGTTTTTAAAAGCGGTAGAATAA
- a CDS encoding CBS domain-containing protein has product MISINFIVPKESLTLIEPDLDLKSTLKIIEEGNFLSLPVVKENKLIGVISKVKLLKAMMEKQNDTITVNDLLKTDIPSLTPYDDVEDAALLLAETNTPFVAINSLEGNFLGIITHKAIFKHYTHLYGINKGHKLVVTTYDLKGRLATLTDIISKSGANIISLLIDDPNVSTNVVKIILRLETDDIDKLKAEIEKSGFSIRQ; this is encoded by the coding sequence ATGATATCAATCAACTTTATTGTACCAAAAGAAAGTCTTACATTGATTGAACCTGATTTGGATTTAAAATCTACTTTAAAAATTATTGAAGAAGGAAATTTTTTATCCTTGCCAGTTGTGAAGGAAAATAAACTTATTGGCGTTATTTCCAAGGTGAAGCTATTGAAAGCAATGATGGAGAAACAAAATGATACCATCACTGTAAATGACCTTCTAAAAACTGATATTCCAAGTCTTACACCCTACGATGACGTTGAAGATGCGGCTTTGCTGCTTGCCGAAACCAACACCCCATTCGTAGCCATTAACAGTCTGGAGGGAAATTTTTTAGGCATCATCACTCATAAAGCAATCTTTAAGCATTATACCCATCTTTACGGTATTAATAAAGGTCATAAACTTGTAGTGACTACCTATGATCTTAAAGGCAGATTAGCGACTTTAACCGATATCATTTCTAAATCTGGAGCAAATATTATCAGTTTATTAATAGACGATCCCAATGTATCCACCAATGTGGTTAAAATTATTCTACGTCTTGAAACCGATGATATCGATAAGTTGAAAGCAGAAATTGAAAAGTCAGGCTTCTCTATTCGACAATAA
- the trpS gene encoding tryptophan--tRNA ligase translates to MSNKKIVFSGAQPTGSLTMGNYIGAVKNWKELEEEHHCIYSIVDSHSLTVRQDPKAFKETCISFLVQYLACGLNPEKNIIYFQSHVPQHAELNWILGCNTYVGELGRMTQFKDKSEKHKDNINAGLFTYPVLMAADILLYRSNLVPVGDDQKQHLEITRDIAMRFNNLYGEVFPIPEIHTPKIGARIMSLQEPSKKMSKSDDNVNGTIYLMDSEDTILKKMKRAVTDSANHVAYNEEQPGVKNLITIYSSLTGLSIEEIVERYEGKGYGAFKVDTAEVVIEFLKPFKRRYDEYINNLDYVETIYKNGAKKAYELAEETMKVVRDRIGLLQK, encoded by the coding sequence ATGAGTAATAAGAAGATTGTATTTAGTGGTGCTCAACCAACAGGAAGTTTAACCATGGGGAACTATATTGGTGCAGTAAAAAATTGGAAGGAACTTGAGGAAGAGCATCATTGCATATACTCTATTGTAGACTCTCACTCCTTAACTGTTCGACAAGATCCAAAGGCCTTTAAGGAAACTTGTATCTCTTTTTTAGTACAATATTTGGCCTGTGGATTGAATCCTGAGAAAAATATCATTTACTTTCAATCCCATGTTCCTCAGCATGCAGAACTAAATTGGATTTTAGGCTGTAATACCTATGTAGGAGAATTAGGTAGAATGACACAGTTTAAGGATAAATCGGAGAAGCATAAGGATAATATCAATGCAGGGCTGTTTACGTATCCTGTGTTGATGGCGGCAGATATCCTGTTGTACAGAAGTAATTTAGTTCCAGTAGGGGATGATCAAAAGCAGCATTTGGAAATAACGAGGGATATCGCTATGCGATTTAACAATTTATACGGTGAAGTATTCCCAATCCCAGAAATCCATACACCGAAAATCGGTGCCAGAATCATGAGTCTTCAAGAGCCTTCAAAGAAAATGTCAAAATCCGATGATAATGTGAATGGTACCATTTATTTAATGGATTCAGAGGACACCATATTAAAGAAAATGAAGAGAGCTGTTACCGATAGTGCAAATCATGTTGCCTATAACGAGGAGCAGCCCGGTGTAAAAAATCTAATCACCATCTATTCAAGTTTAACTGGATTATCGATCGAGGAAATCGTTGAAAGATATGAAGGAAAAGGCTACGGTGCATTTAAAGTGGATACGGCAGAGGTCGTGATTGAATTCTTGAAGCCTTTTAAGAGAAGATACGACGAATATATAAATAATTTAGACTATGTTGAAACCATCTATAAAAATGGGGCTAAGAAAGCATATGAGTTGGCTGAAGAAACAATGAAAGTCGTTCGGGATCGCATCGGTTTGTTGCAAAAATAA
- a CDS encoding 2-oxoacid:acceptor oxidoreductase subunit alpha, with protein sequence MNHLKSKLTLLIGGIQGEGVVSLGTNLMKTLSNLGYYTYGSRSFSSRIKGGNTTMTLSIGVEKQLSVEEHMDIILALDKETIQLYSSKLHTNGILLYDSVISVEDFNAESNRFIPLPITEIAKNFGSLIMKNTSALGFIGRLLGLDKSGLLTSLDEKYRAKGQEVVEKNLSTLEEAYHIKIEGLDIQDFYLLHPKNPSSRAVMLGNEAIGFGALMAGCRFIPSYPITPASEVMEYMGKVLPRYGGMMVQVEDEIAAVTMAIGASYGGIRSMTATSGPGLSLMMEGIGLAGNTETPLVIADIQRVGPSTGLPTKNEQSDLFSLYYGGHGEYPSIILSPATVEDCFYDTIKAFNLADQYQCPVFVLSDLNLGLSPQTIDDLDYDQVIIDRGKIAKKEDLAVIERGTFKRYAFTEDGVSPRSFPGMINGGHHVTGLEHNELGLPFEKPENRKKMMDKRLGKTAPLENEPSIDLYPFGNNNPTLFLTYGSAFGTVLEAIEQSEKKVDLGIIRRIRPLPMKQLTSLFERYDHIVVVESNYRKQLASILKEELGHHDKIHSIHKYDGTNFTITEMVEKIGAWF encoded by the coding sequence GTGAATCATTTGAAAAGTAAATTAACCTTACTAATCGGCGGTATACAAGGCGAAGGCGTCGTCAGCCTCGGTACGAATTTAATGAAAACATTGTCTAATTTAGGCTACTACACTTACGGCAGCAGGAGCTTCTCTTCTCGGATTAAAGGGGGCAATACGACCATGACCCTATCCATCGGTGTGGAAAAGCAGCTTTCTGTAGAAGAGCACATGGATATTATTTTAGCATTAGATAAAGAAACGATCCAGTTATATAGCAGTAAACTCCATACCAATGGCATTTTATTATACGATTCTGTTATTTCTGTAGAAGACTTCAATGCTGAAAGCAATCGCTTTATCCCACTTCCCATTACTGAAATCGCTAAAAATTTTGGTTCCTTGATCATGAAGAACACCTCTGCCCTAGGATTTATAGGCAGATTGCTTGGACTTGATAAATCAGGCTTATTAACCTCTTTAGACGAAAAATATAGAGCCAAGGGACAGGAGGTTGTTGAAAAGAACTTATCCACCCTTGAGGAAGCTTACCATATTAAAATTGAAGGTCTGGATATTCAGGACTTCTACTTATTGCATCCAAAGAACCCTTCTTCTAGGGCGGTGATGCTTGGTAACGAAGCCATCGGGTTCGGTGCGCTTATGGCAGGCTGCAGGTTCATCCCCTCCTATCCCATTACGCCGGCATCTGAGGTAATGGAGTATATGGGCAAAGTGCTACCTCGCTATGGTGGCATGATGGTACAGGTGGAAGATGAAATCGCCGCAGTTACCATGGCTATTGGTGCTTCCTATGGAGGTATTCGAAGTATGACTGCCACTTCTGGTCCCGGACTATCTTTAATGATGGAGGGAATTGGCTTAGCGGGAAATACAGAAACGCCACTGGTCATCGCCGATATTCAAAGGGTTGGACCGAGCACCGGACTTCCAACAAAAAATGAGCAGAGCGATTTATTCAGCCTTTATTACGGTGGCCATGGAGAATACCCAAGTATTATTCTGTCTCCAGCCACTGTAGAAGATTGCTTCTACGATACCATTAAAGCCTTCAACTTAGCAGACCAATATCAATGCCCTGTCTTTGTTTTATCCGATTTAAACTTAGGCCTTTCTCCTCAGACCATCGATGATCTAGATTATGATCAAGTGATTATAGACAGGGGTAAAATAGCAAAAAAAGAGGATTTAGCAGTCATAGAGAGAGGGACCTTTAAGCGATATGCCTTCACAGAGGATGGCGTATCCCCTCGAAGCTTTCCCGGCATGATCAATGGGGGCCATCACGTTACTGGTTTAGAACATAATGAATTGGGTCTTCCTTTTGAAAAACCTGAAAATCGTAAAAAAATGATGGATAAGAGATTGGGTAAAACTGCCCCTTTAGAAAATGAACCTTCTATTGATCTGTATCCATTTGGTAACAATAATCCAACCTTGTTTTTAACCTACGGTTCTGCTTTTGGTACGGTTTTAGAGGCCATAGAGCAAAGTGAGAAAAAAGTGGATTTGGGTATCATTCGAAGAATACGCCCTCTCCCTATGAAACAATTAACTTCCCTCTTTGAGCGCTATGATCATATCGTGGTGGTAGAAAGCAACTATCGTAAACAGTTGGCATCCATCCTCAAGGAAGAATTGGGCCATCATGATAAAATTCATAGTATCCATAAATATGATGGAACCAACTTTACAATTACAGAAATGGTAGAAAAGATAGGAGCGTGGTTTTAA
- a CDS encoding 2-oxoacid:ferredoxin oxidoreductase subunit beta, producing the protein MATAQDYSNKITPTWCPGCGHFSILRAIQTAASKLDIPMDQFASVTGIGCSGRLSGYLNGYGFHSIHGRSLPIAQGIKMANKDLVVLAAGGDGDGFAIGTSHTLHAIRRNLNMTYIVLNNQIYGLTKGHTSPLSDTGFETKSTPFGSMDNPLKPGITALAAGATYLAQGFSGFQDQLIDIIVKGIEHNGFSIINVFSPCVTFNKQNTYQWYRDHIVNLDEDSTYDPMDYQRAMNKLIETDGLCSGIIYQKNEPSFLDRIQGAEAKPLIDLDTTISKEEFENLLNRFK; encoded by the coding sequence ATGGCTACTGCACAGGACTATAGCAATAAAATAACACCGACTTGGTGTCCCGGCTGCGGACATTTCTCCATATTGAGGGCGATTCAAACAGCAGCATCGAAGCTGGATATCCCCATGGACCAATTTGCCAGTGTAACTGGCATCGGTTGCTCTGGCAGATTGTCTGGCTATCTCAATGGGTATGGATTTCATAGCATCCATGGGCGCTCCCTTCCTATTGCACAGGGAATTAAAATGGCCAATAAGGACTTAGTGGTTCTGGCTGCTGGGGGAGATGGAGACGGCTTTGCTATTGGAACGAGTCATACCCTTCATGCCATCAGAAGAAACCTAAATATGACCTATATCGTTCTAAACAATCAGATTTATGGACTTACAAAGGGCCATACTTCTCCTTTAAGCGATACTGGATTCGAAACCAAAAGTACACCCTTTGGTTCTATGGACAATCCATTAAAACCTGGAATTACTGCACTTGCTGCTGGTGCTACCTATTTAGCTCAAGGTTTCTCAGGCTTCCAAGACCAGCTCATTGATATTATTGTCAAAGGAATCGAGCATAACGGTTTTTCTATCATTAATGTTTTTAGTCCTTGCGTAACCTTTAATAAGCAGAATACCTATCAATGGTATCGGGATCATATCGTCAATCTTGATGAAGATTCTACTTATGATCCAATGGATTATCAAAGGGCTATGAATAAGCTCATAGAGACCGATGGTCTTTGCTCCGGCATCATTTATCAAAAAAACGAACCTTCATTTTTAGATCGGATTCAGGGCGCTGAGGCGAAACCCTTGATTGATTTGGATACAACCATCAGTAAAGAGGAGTTTGAAAACCTTTTAAATCGATTTAAATAA
- a CDS encoding formate--tetrahydrofolate ligase: MKTDVQIAQEAKMLPIADIAAGLGIQDDELELYGKYKAKVSLDVFDRLKDKPDGKLILVTAINPTPAGEGKTTTNVGLSMGLNKIGKKTITALREPSLGPNFGVKGGAAGGGYAQVVPMEDINLHFTGDIHAITTAHNLLAALLDNHLHQGNKLNIDSRRIVWRRVLDMNDRALRNTVIGLGSRGDGVPRQDGFDITVASEIMAILCLSNSLEDLKDRISRMVVAYNLDNQPITVNDLEATGALSLLLKDAIKPNLVQTLENTPAFIHGGPFANIAHGCNSVLATKLGLKLADYVVTEAGFGADLGAEKFFDIKCRFAGLKPDCAVIVATVRALKNHGGVPKAELNNENLEALEKGYRNLEKHIENVQKFGVPAVVAINKFPTDTEAELNFLRKHCAEMGAEVVLSDVWANGGDGGIEMAKKVVEVVESKESNFKPLYDVNASIVEKINTIAKEVYGADGVDFTKSAQTQIKKYEDLGLDKMPICMAKTQYSLSDDPSLIGRPSGFRITVKEIRLSAGAGFLVALTGDIMVMPGLPKVPAANHMDILESGEIIGLF; the protein is encoded by the coding sequence ATGAAAACGGATGTACAAATTGCACAAGAAGCAAAGATGCTACCGATAGCAGATATTGCTGCTGGACTAGGAATTCAAGATGATGAATTGGAGCTTTATGGTAAATATAAAGCAAAAGTTTCTTTAGATGTATTTGACCGATTAAAAGATAAGCCTGATGGAAAGTTAATATTAGTTACTGCAATTAATCCAACTCCTGCTGGAGAGGGGAAAACAACTACGAATGTTGGTTTAAGCATGGGTTTAAATAAAATCGGCAAGAAAACCATTACAGCATTAAGAGAGCCTTCCTTAGGACCAAACTTTGGGGTAAAAGGTGGTGCTGCAGGTGGAGGGTACGCTCAGGTAGTTCCTATGGAAGATATCAACCTTCATTTTACAGGCGATATCCATGCAATTACTACAGCGCATAACCTTTTAGCTGCGCTTTTAGATAACCATTTACATCAAGGCAATAAATTGAATATAGATTCTAGAAGAATTGTTTGGAGAAGAGTACTAGACATGAACGATCGTGCTCTTAGAAATACAGTGATTGGTCTTGGCAGTAGAGGAGACGGTGTTCCTAGACAAGACGGTTTTGATATTACCGTTGCATCAGAAATTATGGCCATACTTTGCTTATCCAATAGCTTAGAGGATTTAAAAGATAGAATCAGTCGAATGGTTGTGGCTTATAATCTAGACAATCAACCGATTACAGTGAATGATTTAGAGGCAACAGGCGCATTATCCTTATTATTAAAGGATGCCATTAAGCCGAACTTAGTTCAAACATTAGAAAATACACCAGCGTTTATTCACGGTGGACCTTTTGCGAATATCGCACATGGTTGTAACAGTGTGCTCGCTACGAAATTAGGTCTGAAGCTTGCGGACTATGTCGTAACAGAAGCTGGATTTGGCGCAGATTTAGGCGCTGAAAAATTCTTTGATATCAAATGTAGATTTGCAGGTCTAAAGCCTGATTGTGCAGTGATTGTAGCCACTGTTAGAGCACTTAAAAACCATGGCGGCGTTCCAAAGGCAGAACTCAACAATGAAAATCTAGAAGCTCTAGAAAAAGGCTACCGTAACTTAGAAAAACATATCGAAAACGTACAGAAGTTTGGTGTTCCTGCTGTAGTTGCAATCAACAAATTCCCTACAGATACAGAAGCTGAGCTTAATTTCTTAAGAAAGCACTGTGCAGAGATGGGTGCAGAAGTTGTGCTTTCAGACGTATGGGCAAACGGTGGAGACGGTGGCATTGAGATGGCGAAGAAGGTTGTAGAGGTTGTAGAATCTAAGGAATCCAACTTTAAGCCACTTTATGATGTAAATGCTAGCATTGTAGAGAAAATTAATACCATTGCCAAAGAGGTTTACGGTGCAGACGGTGTTGATTTCACTAAAAGTGCACAGACACAAATTAAAAAGTACGAAGATCTAGGATTGGATAAAATGCCAATTTGTATGGCAAAAACTCAATATTCATTATCTGATGATCCATCATTAATCGGTAGACCTTCAGGATTTAGAATCACAGTAAAAGAAATCAGATTATCCGCTGGTGCAGGATTCTTAGTTGCATTAACTGGAGATATTATGGTAATGCCAGGACTGCCAAAGGTTCCAGCGGCAAACCATATGGATATCCTTGAAAGTGGAGAGATCATCGGGTTATTCTAA